The following coding sequences lie in one Nerophis lumbriciformis linkage group LG02, RoL_Nlum_v2.1, whole genome shotgun sequence genomic window:
- the hs3st1l1 gene encoding heparan sulfate (glucosamine) 3-O-sulfotransferase 1-like1 — MACFLASAFLLVLHTYAGVSLNSMDVTNNEHVTSQPPPGTSRRAPHSIIIGVRKGGTRALLEMLDIHPEVSAAATEVHFFDWDENYSKGLEWYRELMPYSYPDQITVEKTPGYFTSALAPERICAMNSSIKLLLILRDPAERVISDYTQVYFNRLENHKPVQAIENLLVRNGALNMRYKAIQRSLYDIHMRNWLRHFPLEQIHIVDGDLLIHDPLPELQKVEHFLNLPPRIVSSNFYFNQTKGFYCIRSDGRERCLHESKGRPHPAVNSTVLQQLRSYLLEHNRTFFRLVKRTFNWQ, encoded by the coding sequence ATGGCCTGCTTCCTGGCCTCTGCCTTTCTTCTGGTTCTACACACGTATGCTGGCGTTAGTTTGAACAGCATGGACGTCACCAACAACGAACATGTGACCTCTCAACCTCCGCCGGGCACTAGCAGAAGAGCCCCACACAGCATAATAATCGGGGTGCGCAAGGGAGGCACGAGAGCCCTCCTGGAAATGCTTGACATACACCCGGAGGTTTCTGCTGCTGCAACTGAGGTGCATTTCTTCGACTGGGATGAGAACTACTCTAAAGGTTTAGAGTGGTACCGTGAGTTGATGCCCTACTCGTACCCTGACCAGATCACGGTAGAGAAAACCCCAGGATATTTCACATCAGCTCTTGCACCGGAACGCATATGTGCCATGAACTCATCCATAAAGCTGCTGCTGATTTTACGTGACCCGGCTGAGCGTGTCATCTCCGACTACACCCAGGTCTACTTCAACCGACTGGAGAACCACAAGCCAGTGCAAGCCATCGAAAACCTTCTAGTTCGCAACGGAGCTCTAAATATGCGCTACAAGGCCATTCAGAGGAGTCTATACGACATTCACATGCGGAACTGGTTGCGTCACTTCCCCTTGGAACAGATCCATATCGTCGACGGGGACTTGCTCATTCATGACCCCTTGCCAGAGCTTCAGAAAGTGGAGCACTTCCTCAACCTGCCCCCCAGGATAGTTTCCTCCAACTTTTACTTTAACCAAACCAAAGGCTTTTACTGCATCCGAAGTGACGGTCGAGAGCGATGTCTGCACGAGTCAAAGGGTCGTCCCCACCCTGCTGTCAACAGTACTGTCCTCCAACAACTCCGTTCTTACCTTCTAGAGCATAACAGAACTTTCTTTAGGCTGGTGAAGCGTACGTTCAACTGGCAGTAG